Part of the Arvicanthis niloticus isolate mArvNil1 chromosome 2, mArvNil1.pat.X, whole genome shotgun sequence genome, CATGCCCAAGCTGCTTGAAAACTTGGTCCAGGCTGATAAAACTATCCTTTATTTCAGCTGCATGCTGCAGTACTTCCTGTCCTGTGTGGCTCTGGTGGCTGAGTCTTACTTGCTAGCAGTTATGGCCTATGATCGCTTCGTGGCCATCTGTAATCCCTTGCTGTATACCGTGGCCATGTCACAGAGGCTATGCATCCTGCTTGTGACTGGGTCCTATATCTGGAGCACCTTTGCCACCTTGATTCTCCTGTGCTATGCTCTGCAGCTAAAGTTTTCAAGATTTAATGTGATCAACCACTTCTTCTGTGAATATACTGCCCTCATTGCTGTCTCTAGTTCTGATATACACATCCCCAGCCTGCTACTCTTTTGTTTTGCAACCTTCAATGAAGTGAGTACACTCCTGATCATTCTCACTTCTTATGTGTTCATTTTCATGACGGTATTAAAAATCAAATCTGCTAGTGGACGTCGCAAAGCCTTCCATACCTGTGCCTCCCACCTGACTGCCATCACCATTTTTCACGGAACCATACTTTCCCTATACTGTGTACCTAACTCTAAAAACTCTAGGAATGCAGTCAAAGTGGCCTCTGTCTTTTATGCAGTTGTCAATCCCTTGCTTAACCCTCTTATCTACAGCTTGAGAAACAAGGATGTGAAGGAGGTTTTCCAGAAATTAGTGACCATATCAATGAAGTGCCCACTTCAGTGAACCATCTTACACTATGTACAatccaaatataaaattaaaacaatggcTGTTTCTGTCTACTATGATATATTTGCTTTAATTCTACTGATTGTTATGATGCATAGGTTAAAAACTTCAAtgcagaaaataaagacaaataggCTTACTATTTAgaggaaatagaaaacattttggttcacaatatttatttcatatctattattattattattattattagtagtagtagtagtattaaTCACAATCACAATAAGACACTAGTAAGTATATCAGGATATATTTCATAATGTAATTTCTTTGGAAAGAATGATAATAACTAACACAGAAATGTAGAAATCTTGTTTGGTTGTGTTATAAGCAGGACATTAAACATCAGTGCTCCTGACACTAATCTTCAGAAAACTTTTGTCACTGTTATTATAGGTTTGTCATTAAATTACATTATTAAAGCAAAAGGGAGTATCTTtacatcatatatttattttattcttcatgttCTACAAAAAGTGTGTATAAAGTACACTGAATTATATAATCACCTTTTATTGAGAGGCTTGCATCAAAACAATAACTACATGTCTTTGGTAGAAAATGACACAAATATCTAAAGAAATGGTGTAGAATTAGCTGtcatgatttaaaattaaaagtttaatctACAAATTAATTATCTACTTCCTTCTATATGAAGCAATTATTAGACAGTGAGTGATAGATATCACTGACACTAATTCTGTAtttcagaaaggaaaatgtttgaatgattttatttctaaGATAGCACTTGGATATTATTGGGCTAAAGTTTCATTTCTACAATAACTTTCTATCGAAATACTTAGAAGCATCATTTATAGTAATTtatacaaagaagaaacaattaCTCAGAAATATTTGCagatcatattttgtttttatgtttcattctttatatgaatgagtgaatgaacttAAATACCTGGTAGTAAAAATTccatgaattaaaataaatttgcatgATAAGAAAATATTACATGAGTTAACATAaactataaaatatctattttaaaataccagTTTGGAAGAAATAGTCATATGAGGAAAATatcatataataatttattttccaaGACTAAGTGCTAAAGTTTAATCTTTAAATTCCATGAAAAGAACATTAACAGATTAATAAAAAAGGACTAAACACTGAGAAAATTTCATTAGCATGTAAACATTGATATAAGATATACTTAGGTTTTATGTACAATAGCCATTCTAAAGTAGGTGTTTCTCATCATAAAGAtggaataaaagaaaccatttatgtGTTACCATTTCTTTTCTGTAAGAATAGTTGGAAATCAAAATTTAATGACACAGCTATGGAGGCTTGAACACAAATAACCCTAATAGTGCCCTGTGTTTGACTCCTCGGTCCCCAGTTGCTAGAACTGTTTGTGAAGGTTTAGGAACTGGggtcttgctggaggaattaTGCACTCAGAGTAGGCTTTTAGGAATAAAAAACCTATAGcacctccatttcctcttcctcttcttcctccttctcctcctcttctccaccccccctgctctctcctctctctctttcccccttttcccctgcTGTTGATCAAATATGTGCCATCAGCTACTTCTTTAGTACTGTTCCTGTCTttttgctgccatgtttcccaccatgatggtcatgaattTTAACCTTATAAAAAGTGTGATCCcccaataaacactttcttttgtaaGCTGTTTTGTTCATTGTCTTTTCTCATGgcagtaacaaaataatcaagacaAGAGTCTCAGGTATTCTGATAAGGTATCAGACACTTTTATGCATTCTAGAAGTATGACAAGATCTACTATTCACATGAGACTATTTGAAGGACCAGAAACATTAAATTCATACCATCTGTCATACATTCAAAAGTTGTAGTTTTAGGAATTTCTCCCAGAGGTAAAGtaacaaacttaaagaaatatttctaaaagtaTAATGTCTAACAACAGTAAAGTATTTGGAATTCAATAAAAAGATGATTGAATAAAATTTTAGTTACTATCAAAgagtaaagaagaaaatgtttaaatattggTATTTTTGTTTCCAGATGTaatttttaggaatttttatattattattttactttatttgtatgaatgttttacttaGATGTATACCATGTTCATTCTTGGTGCCAGTAGAAGCTGATAGAAAgtacagatgattatgagccactgtgtgagtTCTGGGTTTTGACCCACATGGTATAAAAAAGATGAACAGCTCTCTTAATAACTCAGCCCCTTTTCAAAATATCTAGTTGCATTTTTAATAAGTAAAGACAAGACCTGTAAGAGAGGTTATATAATGAAAAATGTGtcaaattttaatgttaaaactgaaaatacatgaaaaaatatgAAGTAACATTTGATTAAATACATTAATGAATAAGTAATTATAGGCTAGGGTTCCCAAAATATTGGAAGAGTTAGGTCTCAAAACTTGATGAACTTAAGTACAGATAATTTAATCTCAAACATATTTAGAAATTTCTTTGAAAGTAATTGCCCCAAAATAagtctcaataaaaataaagatgaataacTTTAAactcaaattattttatattccaCTAATAGTTTTTTTGAAACAACTAAAGATCTTTGGGTGAATAATTGATATTCAAGCCTAAATTATTAAAGATTACAGATGAATCCTGGATAGTGTAACACTCAACAGCTAGTGACAATTTAAAGGATATGAAAGCAGTAATTTAAATTGGTATATTTAGTTACAGATTAAAATTTCTATAAACATGAATATTCACTATAGTTGATTTAAAGGCATAATATTTTCAACCCTCTTTGATAttaaaaattccaaattaatGTATGAATAACAAATCTTTGGTTTCTACTAAATCTGTCTACATGTTGATCAttcttatgaaaataaataacaccAATGTTtatactttctgtttttaaattaaccTTAAGATTTCATCAAAGTATGAGAAGAAattcattatttaaataataaattgtaaTATTAATTTCTATGTGTAGTAAATCATTTCATAGCAGAATGATAATAAActcaaaaatgaaattttcatttttgacTGTACCTGAATCTATTGATCAGAGTAGGacataaaatatcttttcatCTACCTCAAATGGTCTATGATAGTTAGTGGTAGATGTAAAAAACTTTTgccatacaaaaattaaaaaattaattaaaatttatatgtattttctccCTATTTAAAATGACTGTTAGGATGAAATCAATACCAAATGAACTAGCAGGAAAGATTCCAAGAAAGAATGAGCTACAAATGTTTGATTCTCTCCATTCCCAAATTTCTcaaaatgtaaacatctgatgTAATGTCCACACCCATTTCAGAATGCAAAAAACACAGTTATTAATTGAGCTTGCTTGATCTTTGATTAAAtctaacataaagaaaaagaagtttgaGGGACAAATACAGAAAGTTAAGcatactttaaatatttaaagagacaGACAATAACATTTTATGGGAAACAATTTTGTCAAcagtattcaaatatttattttataagagatTACACTTCTAGCCAGGCAGTGTAGGAAAACATCTTTACTCCCAGGACTACAGAGGCAAAGGTAAACAGAtttcagagttcaaagccagtttttTGAGCAAGTCACAgaacagacagagctacacagagagatactgtcaaaaaggaaaaataatggtTGCACTTTTCATGAACCATTAATGGAAGCACAATTACCAAATGGAATGACAGAAGAAAAACACATTGAGATAtggttaaattatttaaaattcagtttaAATGACCTGAATTCATGGGATTTGAGGTCAGCAACTTGGTCATATGAGTATCTTGACTTTTACAAAGTGAATATGTGACATATTTGTTTTGCAGGCTGTTCACAGAAATTTTTGGATAAGAAATACTTAGAAAACTGAAAGCATTAGTGTCTGAGAACAATTCATACACTCCTTTATTTTAAAGCTTTCAGTCTTGGATATATTATCATAGATGTTTCAATAAAAGACTTCAAAAACAAActgatatgaaataaaattaaggtgtttcttttgattttgtcaTTACAGatatttttctgtaaatctaaatgtatttacataaaatttttaaaaatcaattcattTTATTAGATAATTACGTATTTATTTGTATGCCTATATGTGTACCATTTGAGTGTCTGGTATATTCAGAAGTTAGAAGACATTGGATTGTAATAGGGgtaacagatggttgtaagctgccatattGGTGCTGGAAAGAGAATTAAGATTCTCTGGAAGAGGAggaaatgcttttaactgctaaaccCTGTTTCCAGTCTCTATCTGTAGTTTCTTCAGAAAGTCAATTAAGAAGACagctttccatttaaaaaaagaaaaaatgagactGAGTGGGATAAGGGAATTACCAAAACCCAATGTATAAAGTATAAAATTGccaacaaataaattttaataaatataaattaacttaaaatataaaaatatgatttcatAGTAACACTAACTCATTCTTATAATAAAACCAGTTTTGAAATATGCATTGATAAACCCACATGGAGTTCTTTATTTTTGCCATAACTAATGTCACCCACCTTGTGTTATTCTTAGAATAGTCTTGAAAACACCATTAAAAAGTGCATAATATACTCACATAGTGCAAAGTTGCTAGTCTGTATAACAGctaaacttcttttttaaataaaatattttatttaatctctaAAGTTTTGTGCATATATTTTGATATGTTTCCTTCTACCTGCTTTTAAATTCCTAGAAAACTTACCATTTTTCatcaaaaaatatcattttaaaattattattaatagctTACTCAGTTAAAATCATATTAACATAACATATAAAGCATGGTCTCACTGATTAGTGAATGAGAAACCTAGCAGTACCCAATTCCCCATAGAAaagtgattctttttattttgttgcctTCAACTGTCAGTTTTCTAAGCAAGGCTTGGGCATAGTGGATAATTCTGCTTCTAATGTGGTGCATCAAATATCAGGTTAAGAGGGGTTAGCAGTGTTCTTTAAGGAGGCTGGCAAAAAGAAAAacgccaggttcagaactaagtgttttagttagaagagatgacagaggttctagttagtcaacaaaatgatggactatgttttaggactatcttgtacctcactggtacaaataggcataattatgctctaattgtattttgagagaaaaattttattttaacaggaagggaatatgtaggaggagctaagggggaaggaataccgagaggaaaagaaggagtaaggagaggagaaaaagaaggagagaagaagctaggtgatgagagagagaaagagagagaaagagagggggaggcatggaggcagatgttcacatgtctccaccagtcaaagatagttgatatatctaggtggggtattgggttacacttctgattgagcattaccaaacttataaagcctttgattaacatttttaaaaaaattgtataaaagcaaaaaggaaaagggggcatgggataggggttttctagggaggggaaacatCTGGAGGTGGGGCAGAGGGGCATAGCAAGAGTCCTTCAGGGCCATTGAGGGTCATAGTatttggctgcctcttcctctaggtaggcacaatctggctctgacaaattatCATCAACCTTTTGTcgtattttggattctaattttttCCCCTGTGTTTGTTGTAAATCAGAAATCAGGAAAATTTAGGATGATGATGGATTTAAGAGCAGTTAACAAAGTAATTTCTTAGGAATCATTTGAAAACaataattttcaatattattgGGGGATGTTAACTAAAAGAAGGGTACAATTGAATTAAGTACATGAGTGAAGTGATTTGTTTCAAACATTGCAAGGAGATTCAGATTTAAATAGTTCAAGATGTCTAACTGctaatgcagaaaaaaataattcttgtaGAACAAAGACTGCAGTATGTATATGTGGATCAAATTGATACTAATCTTGCTTGTATTTGATTATTTTGCCTTCAATTTATTCTCCTATTAAGCTCATTATGCAAAGGGAAGATAGtatcataaaataaattgattttagctcttaaaataaataaatgaagacataTATAGAAAAGATTTCTGAGTTAGTTATAAAAGATAGAATAATATTATACCAATTGTCTGACCAAAATTATAGTACCTCTTATATATGCTGAGTTTACGTCATTATGGGTGATGAACAAAATTTGTCAAAGAACTTGTAATAATTACTTGGTTGAAGTTAATAACAAATACTCCCAAAAGAAAGacatattctttataaaaaaaataccaattgGATTTTTCCATGTAATGTAAAGATAACACCAATTCAAGAGTCACCAACATATAGGATGCAAGCATGatacagaaaacaatttttatatcAGACAAAATAAGGAAGGTGCTCAAAATTCCATATACATCAGTTCAAAAGTCAGAATTAACAGCAAGCCTTATGGTATTATTCCATTATCTTGACTCTCATAACATAATCACTGATTTCATATATGCAGAAAGAGTAGTTTTACAAATAGAGATTGCTTAATTTATACCTGATAACTCAAAATTGacctttttatttgtataattgcAACAGGCCatcagaagtagaaacaatccaTTATATGTTACTCATATTCAGTTTCATATGTGTTTTCTAGGTCTGTTAGCACAAGGAAATGATTAAATTAAATGATTTATAATAAGAAATATGTTAGAATCCTCAAAGTTTATTGGAAAACATCATAATAATGGaagatgtttaaagaaaaaaatttatcacttggcaacaagccaaataaatggtaaaaaaaaatcctttgtatTCTCTATAATACCAGGTTATATTACCTGCTTGTATTAATCCTAGAAGTATCTGAAGAAATGGGATCTGGTAGATGGATCTTTTCCAGTTTGCAGAACTTGgaaaacaaatgtatatatatcatatcattgACACACATTCAGGGTTTCAATGGGCAAGTACTGTACATTCTCAAAAGCTTATTTTGTTATTAAGCACTTTTTGGAAATAATGGCAATTATGGGGATACCTGCACAAATTAAAATTGATAATGCTCTCACATATATatctaataaaatgaaattattctttACATATTACAATATAAAGCATGATATTGGCATACCACACAATCTTACATGACAGTTAGAGAAAGAGCTTTGCATACCTTGAAAGATCTgcttattaaacaaaaacaaagagtaaaAATTCACAGAGACAAATTAAATAATGCCTTGTtgactttaaattttcttaatttatgaaAAAAGATCTGAGAGACAGTggagtatcaaaaaaaaaaaaaaaaaaaaaaaaaaccaacaactgaGGAACTAGGCCGACCAATATACTGTAAGGATGTGTTGACATTAGAATAGGAACCAGTAATAGTGTTCAGATGGGGAAATGGTTATGCTTCTGCATCTAAAGAGAAGTAGAAAATGTGGTTTccaacaaaacttataaagattGGATCTAACCAGGGAAAACCTTTTATCAGCTGAGATATGAATGTCCTCACAAAGCAAATAAGGTGATTCACTCTCACAGACTATCTCACCTACTGATTTCTCCAAAATATTCACAAACATCAAGTTCATAACGACTAGTGTAAATGATTGATTACACAGAAACTAGACAACACATAGACTTGACAAACACATAGAATGGATCAAAAGAGAGACTGGGCAACAAATGCTACaaccaggctttttttttccagatttacTATATGTTATCCCTGGACCTCAAAAAGGAATCTTTTCCCCCAATtaaacatgaaataattttaagaagtctGTCATCCTGATCTCTTAAATTTGTATGGATGGTTTGGGTTGATTGATGTGTTATGGTTGTTATCATCTAGGGTAATAGTTTTAAATGATTATAGATTGATAGAAatgtaagtttgtttgtttgaaatattgTATACTAGTAGgaatttaaggtttttaaaattgtatattaatagaaatgtAAGTTTGTTTGGTTTGAATTATTGtatgttaataaaattttaagtttttagttgaatattgtatattaatagaaattcaagttgttttgtttgaattattatatattaatagaaaattAAAGTTCCTTTGTTAGACTATATTGTAAAGATGCTTTTTATTCAAAGTATGATGTAAAGTTCCAGTTTTATGGTtcttacaattatttttattgtgtctaGATTGTTAATgttaagaaaaaagacaattttttaaacaaaaagagtGGACATTAAGTGGAAGTTTTAGATATGTCAGGTGATGGTATTTTGATAAGGCAAGACCTATGGAAGGACACGtggtgtttggagagagtataaataggactcaatgaaGACTGATAGctcttgcatagctagctttacAAAGTTTCCTTGGTCTTGCTTCTTTTGCCTATCTGATCTTCATTTCCTTGAGATAGGCACAAtggagaacttctcctggtgtctctGCTGGTTCTGGTCTCTCCTGCTAATACATGTTAATTCAGTAaaggcctggctgtttctactGGATTGTGCCACTGCTGTTCTATTGAATCATATTTGATATCTTTATACTTCAAAACTGGATTGAGTATTTAAACAAAGAGATTGGAATAGCCCCAATGAACCCCTTCTAAACAAGCCCACattcccttgtcctatttaccatcttttcttccATACCTTTGGTTAAAAGGGGGGATGAAGCATTTAAAAACCCTTATGAAAGGTAGGTTTAAAAATCTGAGCCTACAAGGGCttcagaaattttaatttaatcttttatccagccactttgatgaaagtgtttatcagctgtaggagttccttGTAAATATTTTAGGATCAGTCCTGTAAACTATCATATGTAACACAGACAGTGATACTTTCACATCTCATTTTCCAATTCTATCCTCTTGATCTGGTGCAGTTTCCAAGGTAATGTGCTTATCATTTTAATTCATGTCTTGTTCCTGTTCATAGTTTTTCAGacctacatatatgtgtatatgaatatataggaTATAAGTTATATGTAggtatttatattaaaatggtttaacattttaattgatacatgattttaattaatttttcaaaataatttgataTAAAATACATCATAAGAATTAATTATGTAATATGCATTATGATGTCCATTATACTattgtttaatttataaaatatttttagtctgaaaattttacacatatataaaatgtatcatGAGTGCTTcaattccttatttcttcccccttcttcatATGTCACTTAAAGTGGATTAAGTGAAGTAACACTATTAATTATAATAGGTATTGCCAAATAAATCTGTAGAAATATTAACCAGCTTGCACTATCATCACTGCTGTATGGGAGTCCAGAAATATGAACAGCGTGCAGCATTCCCCTTGAATCAAACACTTGGGATCCCAGGTattctgcaacacacacacacacacacacacacacacacacacacaccacatacacacacacaatactcatacatgcacacaaacacacacacacaaatacatacatattcaaacacatacacttatataaatatacatacatgtacatatatatgtatatatgttaattttCCTAGATATTGTACTTATTATTGTGATACATGTCTGATTCTTGTTCATGGTTTTGCAGTCCTACATTTTTATGCATGAATATATAAGTTATATGTaggtattttcattaaaataatttaatattgtaattcatatattattttaattgtttcaaaATAAGTTGATATAAAACACACAATAAGGAGCATTTAATTATGTAGTCTTTACAATTTTCATATCCATTatactttttttaattaaaaatattttatttagtctttGGATATTTTACACATGTTTAAAACTTATCTTGAACACTTCTATCCcacatttcttcttctcctttacAATGTGATTTAAAGTGGATTAAATAAAGTAACAATTTTAGTTATAGTAGATATTgccaaataaatctttagaaaatttAACTATATTGGCCTATCATCAGTGGTGTGTGGGAGTCCAGAAATATGAACAGTTTGCAGAATTCCCCTTGAATGAAACACTTGATCTCTCAGGTAAACGTTTCTAAGTACTGCCTTTAGCTATATTGGAACCACCATGACTGAATAATCTTGGGTATATAGGAATTACTTAACCATAGCAATTTGAATATGTTCTTCCTATGCTAAGGATTGCCTATCAGTAAGTTGTtgcttatttagttttttttttttacaatcaaaACTCATCTCTTTATTCAACGgtgcatttatttaattattcataaGTTTTTCCTGAAACACATTCTATATATTAAAAGCTGCCTCTCCAAGAAGATCCAATCCCTCAGCCTCATCCCTAGTGCTGCAACAGAATACCAACCTCACTTCACAACTTCCATTCCTCCTGTGAATGTCACAGACCACCCCCTTCTCACCTCCCTCCATCCACTCTTTGCTTGGACAGACACTCCCTGCTCAATCTAAAGCCATACCTGTTAGAAGGCTAAGTAGCCTTCCTGAGtaccttttctattttctctggtCCCTCAGGAGACCCAATCACTCAGAAAAATATATAGCTCTTCAGCAGAACACAAGAAGCAGTTTCCCTCCTTCCTGCCAATGCCTCCAGTGGATCCCACAAATCAAATCTCCTGACCTCCCTCCCTAGTGATAAGTGAGGACTTATCACTACTTATCTCAGACTTCATCACCAAGAGATATTTCCTGTGAGCACACCACTTGAAAAAGTAAGCATAAACAGGCAAAACAGAGCCAACATACTAAATAATTGAAActgaaaccaaggaacaaaataccTACCAAAAATCACAAATCCTATAATAACCCCCAAACCAAATGTATAGATGCAGATGCCAGGATATGTACACAGtcaaaactagccaggacagtaTGCCTCCTTTAGATCCCTGCAAGCCCTGACTATTCCACAGCCCTTAAAATCAACTAAACAGGGATgattgaggaaagaaaaaatgaataaatcccttaaagtaaTCAAGACAGACAGAAATGGACAATTGGGGGGAAATTTCCTTGAAGCCAAGATGACACAAACAAACAGTTGGaacaaatagaacaaaacacaactttttttaaaatcaatgaaatatcCTGAGTATATCCTTCTCTACTCATAGATTAGTGCTTTGTCCAGTAATCATCAAAGAACCTTTCTCCGGCAACATATGTGAGCATATATGGATACCCTCTGCCAGATAGTATATGGAGAAAGTATCCAAATTGTAGATTTCCTTCATGTCCCTCCCTCTGAGTTCGGGTATACTGCTGAAGAGGaggataaaacatttaaaacaatagtTGTAGGAGTCAAAGGTAATGTAGGACAACAGGTGAATATTGCCCATTGAATCATCTAGGCAGAGCACAAATATATGTATTCAGAGAGATCAAAGTGTCAAGCACAGGGCCTGAAAGGGTCTGTACCAAGTCCTCTGCATAAATATTGTACCAGTTACATTGGTGTCTTTGTAAAATGCCTaactgttggagtaggtgtgactttgAATCTTTTGCCTGCCATTGGCTTACATTGTACAGCCTTGATGTAAGAACTTTTGCCTTAATCttgttgtgtttggttgttgtttcttggaggcctgttctttgttaaagggagacagagggagaccaGATCAGTAGGAGATGGGAAGTGGGAGAAGTGATAAGAGGAGAAAAATCTACTGAatgaaagaagaatctatttttaatttaaaataaaataaactcttcctcaaaaatttaatttcttcaagTTATTTATTGATTAATCTTGTTCAAACATAACTGAAATATAATAACATGAGGCATTTTATTCAactcaataaattatttttttaattttttaattggatattatatttacatttcagattttatcccctaacccccttccccccaccatccaggaacttcctatcccatcccccctcctcattcttctatgaggatgtgccccaacctcccccccactcctacctccccacccttgaattcccccctactcagtgttcatccttcatgggaccaagaatctcctctcccacctatgccaaacaaggccatcctccccttcattaCATGGATCCCTttctaagtgctcccaggctggtggtttagatcctggagaggtctggttggttggtattgttgctctcctcatggggccacaaatcctttctgctccttccgtc contains:
- the LOC117704242 gene encoding olfactory receptor 5D14-like, with the protein product MVPMESNVSVEVIFVLLGFTDYPDLQIPLFLIFLFMYIITVLGNLGMIALININPKFHTPMYFFLSHLSFVDFCYPTIIMPKLLENLVQADKTILYFSCMLQYFLSCVALVAESYLLAVMAYDRFVAICNPLLYTVAMSQRLCILLVTGSYIWSTFATLILLCYALQLKFSRFNVINHFFCEYTALIAVSSSDIHIPSLLLFCFATFNEVSTLLIILTSYVFIFMTVLKIKSASGRRKAFHTCASHLTAITIFHGTILSLYCVPNSKNSRNAVKVASVFYAVVNPLLNPLIYSLRNKDVKEVFQKLVTISMKCPLQ